The DNA segment ATCCTGACACAGAGGCAAAGATTACCACCCAAAAGATTGCCAGATTCTGGCAGATAAAGGAAGATAATATCCTTGTGGGAAATGGCTCAGTTGAACTTATTTATCTTATTGCCTTAACCTATAAACCAAAAACCGCTATTATCCCTCAACCCACTTTTTGTGAGTATGAACGAGCATTAAAAACGGTTAATTCTAATATTAGATTTGACCAACTTCAAGAAAAAGAAGGATTCAGGCTGAATTTATCCTCTCTGTCTGAGGCAGACATCCTTTTTGTTTGCAATCCGAATAACCCAACCGGAAATCTTGTTCTAAAAAACCGCCAGCAAATTGACAAACTGACGATTAACAAATTAGTTGTTGTGGACGAATCCTTTATGGATTTTTTACCCGATGAAAAAAAACACACCTTAATCTACGAGGCAATAAAATCCAGGCAAATTATTGTCCTGCGGACCTTTACCAAATTTTTTGGAATACCAGGCTTGAGAATTGGGTATTTAGTGGCTCACCCAGAGACAGTTTCTACCTTAAAAGAATATCAGATGCCCTGGAATACTAATTTGCTGGCTCAATTAGCCACTGAGGTAATATTGGATGACTCTGCATATATAAAAAAGACATACCAACTCATCGAGAAAGAAAGGGATTTTCTGTTTAATGAACTGACCAAAATTAAAGGTTTGCTCCCTTATCCTTCAGTTACCAACTTTCTGTTGATTAGAATAGAAAAGGATGGTGGGACTTCTTCAAATTTAGTCAATGACCTGATTAAAAAAGGGATTTTGGTAAGAGATTGTAGTAATTTCAGGTATTTAGACAATAAATATATTCGTTGTGCCATCCGCGAACATAAAGATAATATTAAACTTATTGAGGCATTAAAGGAAATTTTTCCACCTGTGCAGTTAGATTAACCTTCTTCACATCTTTTAAAACCACGAAGAACACAAAGGGCACGAAGAATTATAGTAACCGTTCAGGCTATACATCAGAAATGTAAGAAGGGGGATAAAGGAGATAAGGGAGATATGGAGATAAGATAATAGAAATAGATTGAAATTTATAGAAATAGGTAGAAATTGATTGTGGGAAACAACAAATTTCCATAAATTTCTATTAGTTTCTACTAATTTCAATTTTTTTAATAATATCCCCTTATCTCCTTTATCTCCATATCTCCTTTTCGGACACAGGTCTAAAGTTAACTGCATAGGTGGAATTTTTTTCATTTTTCCGGTTTATTCTAATCCCCTCAACACCTCGTTCAAAAAACCAATACTCTTTTCTTCTTCAGTCCACTTTAAGATTAAGCAATTGGTGTTTTTGGGGTTGAGTTTTAATAATTCAGGGAAGGAAGTAACTAATGAGATTACCTTTGGGATTATAGCACTTATTAGCCGAAATTTGACATAGAGTAGTAATAATTCACTACAAGTAGTTATCCGTCATTTAATTTTAAGTAAAGTTTTGACTAATAACTGCTATAGCGTTGAGTAGTATCCCTGATATATTCTTCTGGAATATAGGTATCACAGGGCAAG comes from the bacterium genome and includes:
- the cobD gene encoding threonine-phosphate decarboxylase CobD — translated: MEITYSLFSHGGNIYRFGKDVLDFSANINPCGFPSQVKKTIYKNLDKIIHYPDTEAKITTQKIARFWQIKEDNILVGNGSVELIYLIALTYKPKTAIIPQPTFCEYERALKTVNSNIRFDQLQEKEGFRLNLSSLSEADILFVCNPNNPTGNLVLKNRQQIDKLTINKLVVVDESFMDFLPDEKKHTLIYEAIKSRQIIVLRTFTKFFGIPGLRIGYLVAHPETVSTLKEYQMPWNTNLLAQLATEVILDDSAYIKKTYQLIEKERDFLFNELTKIKGLLPYPSVTNFLLIRIEKDGGTSSNLVNDLIKKGILVRDCSNFRYLDNKYIRCAIREHKDNIKLIEALKEIFPPVQLD